The DNA window CCTAAAAATATACCCTCACATGATGAGGAGGCCAGAGGTGAAATTAGGGTGAGATTTAGCTCAGATCAGGCTGAAATCAACTGGATTACACCCTTCGGTCTCTAAGGTGACCTGCTGACCACTTACTCTGCTCTCTGCAAGTTCTGACGTATCAGAACTGAGCTGGAAAATAGAGAAAAGGCCCGGAGAACATAAGGAATGGATGTGACAGCTTGAGGTCAGAGTGAATTTCATCAGAGATGGTGGTGAGAGATGATTGGTGTTGTAAGTGCACACAGGCTATTTGAAAGGCTCTGaaatttttctttctctccctgcatgttttttttttatgaatttccccctattctctcttttttttcttcaggctGTTTTTCCTCAGCTTTTCCCTGGCAACAACCTTATATAACAGTTCAAACACAGGGCTAATGGACAGCCCTGCCGCTGGCGTTTGCTGTAACTGTCCACCAACAACCACTAACACTACATCAAATTTACTACATTTCAAGCAGCTGagattaaattatatataattcCCCACATTTTGCTCCTTTTCTTTGATATAATTACATAAGTTGTATTGTATTAAAGACGTCCAAACTGTCTGCAAACAACGTCCCTCATATACTTTGCAACTTGACACTGCAATGCAGAAAATGCACGTTTCATTGTGGTTAAAGGCTGCAAGGGAGAACAAGAGATGTGGGCGGCACGAGAGGAGGAAAATTAATGCCCctaaaatgaaagtaaatcaATATGGTTCCCTGAGGATGTGAAAAGGTGGaatgagaagaagagagagaggggaaggtGTTGAAATAGAGTTGGAGCAAGATTAATGATTGTTTAAAAAGGAACCGTATTCATCAGTAGTCAGCTTCAGGGCCAGAGCAGCctctgcgtgtttgtgtgtgcacactaagtttatattttaactttCTAACTTTCCTTCGTGACTCTTTCAATAAATGACCACCCAACCATTTTCCTGATTAGTTTGCAAATGAGTCTGGGGTTTGTTTCTTCTCTTGATTTCAAGACACATAAAGCCCAAACACACGGTAGTCACGAGGCAACAGCACCATCTAGAGGTTTAAGAAAAACTCCAGGATAAATGTGTACACTGTTGCAGAAGTGATGCTTTATTCATGCCAAACATCTTCAGGAACATTTTCAGCCTTCGTGCATACAAAATAATCATATTATAAAATCATATTTCCTGGAGGCTGCAAACAGAGTGAATGTTcctaataaataataagtaaaagCTGAAGAAATTCAgcaaaaatacaagaaaaaaacacctcagactcacattcacacacaaaggTATACAAACATGCGTCTGTCCATCATTTGCACTTGTATGTGAGCTGTTTACGGTGATAGTGGATCCATGCAGGAGCAGCGACAAGCCCAGTCAGGAAGCCAAACATGGCGCCCAGGCTGCAGGAAACAGGCCAGACCTacaagacaaagacaagtgAGTCTATACAACTGTAATCAAACATCCCAACATGGCAAAGATAAATCAAGAGGAGCTAAGCTTTCACCACCACAAACACATCTTCTATCAACTCGTGCAATGTTTAGTTAATTTAAAGAACTTTAACAGCACTTGTGTCATGGAGAGTTATGCTTCAATTACAGCACTCTACATCTAATTTCCACTTTCCTCCACTCATTTTGCAAAGAACTCCCTTTGCAATTATAATGTTATTATGTTCCTCCTTGtcattaaaaatcacatttattacattaagAGAAGGATTTAATGGTTTCTGTGCACAATAATTTCTTCCTAATGGAGCTTGTAGTTAATACTGTTTAGTAATGAATAGAGATAAGGGACTTCATGTTAACAAACTGAGGACTGAGCAAACGGAGGAATTGTGCTGTGATCCAAATAAGATGACTGGTGCCAAATAAGAGAAAACGTTTCTGGGTAGTGTTAAAGGTTACACTCAAGCATGTCTgtgcactttattttgtttgataCAATCGTTCTTTGGAGCATTTTTGACTTACATCCCCTTAAAATCTCAGTAGTAAGAGTTGTTTATAGTTAAGACCTACAATAAAAGTTTGAAACAGAGAGCAGTGTTTGTATTAAGCTACAAACACTTCAGACAGATTTAGGGTTCAAGGTGTTGAAATATTTCAAcgtaatattttaaataatacaacaaataaaaatcagtcagatttggaaaaaagataataaattatTGGATTTGTGGATTAATTTGAAACtatatttcaaacaacaaagtGTTATCAGCACTGCACATCttacattttgaaatcatttgTTTAACCTATTTAAATCAGAGAGAAATAGTAACACTACTGTTTGGTTTGCCCtttgttgtaatatttaaaatatttagttaaaaataaatcaaaagcaaacttttttaattatataatgtTTTGCCAGTTTCCAgttattttagagaaaattgtAGGTTCTTCTTTTTCGTGGAAGGGCGCTAACAATTTTGTCCAGGTCTGTAATTTCAGGGGTGTAATTAACTTCTCACAAAAAGTAGGCAGGCAGTCATCAAGCTTGTGTACTTCAGAGAGTTTCTGAAACTGACGTAGAACACACAAGTGCAAATATCATATCCTTGCATTAGGTGTAATATAAAGATAACCAGAGCATAAATTTGGGTTATGAGACTATTTTCAGTGCCCTGACCTGCCAAGGCCTGTCCCAGTCCAGAGGTATGGGGAAGGCTCCCACCCAGGCTCCTACCACTGTGCAAGCCACAGTTATCTGCAGACAGGTGTCCCACACAGACATTGCTCTAGAGAAAGagataaagcaaataaaaatctgtCAGAATtggaaaaaagataataaaattaTTGGTTTTGTGGATTACTTTGAAACTATATTTAGTTTTAAGACAAAAGAtaagcacattaaaaaaagacataaagtcAGAGAGCTGCGCAAAAAAATTAGGCCTACCCATGTCGACTGAACACTCGAATCCAGGCCTGGACATTAGGACCAAGGACACAGAGACACCTCAAAGTAGTTAGAGATGACAGCAGCACTGCAAGCGAAAACGTCTCTAAGGCGGATCTGAAGCAGAAGTTAGAGACTCTCAACCATGTTTTTGacatacaaatatttacagtaaagaaTAGAAATAGCAATTGTTAAGACAAAATAATCACTTAAAGgaagcaacaaaacacaaagacagaataaaatatatgaatttacagcatctaaaaaaagtaaacaataaTGCCCAGAATAATGACTGCTGactacattattattatgaagCTTAACTACTCTGTAAAAGCTACAGTTAttgagtttacatttacatttacatttagtcatttagcagacgcttttatccaaagcgacttacaagtgaggtacaaggcaagcaaaaatctaagtcaaggagaaaacatcaaagcaagttGTTATACATCCAAGTGGGTTATACAATTCATTTACTCACTGCACATATGAATGACACACTGCAGTACGCAAAAATCACAAGCTACTCACTCAATCAGGGGAGCACCATAGAGAACTACCACAGTATGGAAGAACAGGCACGACAAGAAGAAGTACAGACAGGAACGAAACAGCCTAGacagctgcagagagaaaaacaagagaatAAATCCTGTTAATAGTTGACACAGTTTAAGAGTAACATTTTTTGAAACGCAGATATGAATGTTTCATGTTCTCACAAAGTTGCAGAAATGGTCTTGGTTGCATGAAAGTAGCTGTACATGCAAGTAGTTCAGTAGTCAAAAGTTCatcagtttcattttatttttcaggtttATCTCAAATGCTAAAACACTTACTTACTTGGATACCTTTAGAAAGGTTCAAAGAAATGTTATATATTTTGGAGAATATTTCTAATATgtattgctttttctttttatttctttctaaaGCACAAAAAATACTATTTACATTGAAACAATTAGTGGATTTATTGATTAGTTAATCAACGATAAATATCTAGTCAATAACTGCTTAAAGTTTTACATTACTGGATGTCTAACGTCTAATCATGGCTTCAAATTACAGTAGACTGAATAGCTTtggagtttttttgttgttgtacgGACAAAACTAATGTGTAGTAAGGATATTTCAGATATCTAATGGTTCCAAAAGAATCAGAAATGGATCTATACATTATATAGCACAACTTACATTTGCAGATTATAGTTTTACAGTACCGAAATTTGTAAAAAGGAACTTCACATTTAGTCTTTTCATGTCTGACTACAGTATCATTGAAGCATATCTACTTGAAATGGAGCAAATAATACCTATAGTTTAGCCAGTTGTCAGCTAAATCAATGAGTGAACACGACTGTCACCTCAAGCCCTACAGTCACCTTGTATCCCAGTGTGTGCTTTTTGGTCGGCGGCGTGATGCCGAGTAGCCAGAAGACGGCGACACTGGTTGCTGTGACAGCCCCGGACACCAAGTAGAGCCAAAGCAGGTGAGTGCCATACACAGAGAAGCCCGGTACCAGCACCGCAGGTAGGACGGTCGCCATGAATACTGAGGCTGCGATAATGGCGTGAGTTGACGCCATGGCTCGGATTTCTTGGTCCCACATGGCGGCTACTTTACGTATATATAACACAACTAAGGATCAAATTCACAGAAAAGACTTTAAAACTGTTAATTTAGCAGCGGACGAAGGGAGCAGGTTGAATCCATTGGTAATTGACTTCACTTCCGTAAACATACCGCTTggacttcacaataaaagtctaAACGGAAGTGACAGTCGTTCTATGATTTATCAAATCAGTGAATACATAAAGTACTAAAACGACCTtatagtaaatgtaatttattatgaCTTAGTTCAACCAGAAAAAAACGAATTTAATAGATTCTGCACTCCTTGGCAGTTTACATATGTTCTGATTCTATGGTATAGCTACTGATAAATATGGTCAacagatttaaataaagatttagttaaaaaaaagccGTCACGAAATGCGATGGAAGAATTTCCGGGACATCCTCTGATGGACAGTAGCATAAACCAATGAAATTTGAGATCGTCATAGATGTAACAAAGCGGATACAAGTAAAAATAAGCAACAACTGGGAGTATAGAAATATCAACCGAGCGAGCTAACATTTACCAAGCATTTTAGTTTACTTTGATCAGCTGTCGAAAAGTATCGGCTATAACAGACAAAAAGGAAATATGGTTTGTGAGAAGTGTATGTATCACGCTAAAGAGATGCTGCCTATCTTCAAATCGACGATATGTTTTGTTGTTAGCGAAGCCTGGATATAGTTGAAAGCTAACGCTATGTGTTTGTCGTCTGCTGTTATGTTTCTTTAGGAAGCCTGCCTCTGGGATTGCATTTCTGTTTGACGCACGGtattgtctctctttttttaaacgtTGTGTTGCTTCTGGTTTCAGGCGAAAAAAAACTTGGTAAGGTCATCACCCCTGACACCTGGAAGGATGGAGCACGCAATACAACAGGTGAAGTGGAGTGAGGGGACAGAACCAAAGATCATTTGCTTTTGGCATTGTATATAAGGGaaagtaatatttatatatatatatataaaatataagcaCTAGTGCCACACTGTAAGAATTatcttattttaaacattatttttaaatattattcacTATTGTTCACCTTAATACCCATTTATTGTTTTGCTATGTCTTgctattttttatgatgttttaggTAATATGCACATTTTGTCTTCAGATTGATTTAAACATGATACCCAATTTTATCACTTGTCAATATAAAGATTTGCTTTCAAACGTAAAAATGAATCAGACTccccttttattttgttctttgtatGACCGCTTATTTTCACAGTGGacttgttttattgttcattaCAAACAAACTAATGGAatcattaaaattgtttatgttgttgttattattttcttatctgTTTCTAACTGTAATAACATCAAATAATGTTAATTCTGCTTCTTGCATTCAGAAAGCGGTGGCCGTAAGCTAAACGAAAACAAGATCTTGACCTCTAAGAAAGCCAGGTGGGTATAAAGATTGACTTTGTTTCTCAGGGAATATACAGTGGCATAATTGGTTATGgatgtgtaatgtaatttatttcccTCTCAGGTTTGACCCATACAGCAAGACAGGTTTTGCTATCTGCAGGATCTGCAAGAGCTCAGTTCATCAGTCTGGATCACACTACTGCCAGGGCTGTGCATACAAGAAAGGTATTAACCTATTCACTTTGGACTCTATACTAAGTTGAAATCCTGATCAATCCTGATCATTTTTATGCTTTACTTGAGTGTTTTCCCTCTGAGATATTTGCTTCGAATGCACAATGACAATCGAgttgaaataaatattagaaccaattgaaaaagaaaatagagatTAAACACTTTCAGGTATTTACACATGAACCAGAGAAAAgcatgagaaaataaaagtttttcatcattactaATAAGATAAAAGTTTAGAGTCTGAAAATATCTGTGCCATGCCCTATGGGAAACAGGTCATAAAGAGTTGGttcatgtaaaatgaaaacatttcctcTCATTTTCAGTGCTTCTTATGTGTAACTATACAAGAAGCGTTGAAAGTACTTTTAGGGACGAGGATTTGATATATCTGCCCACATACCCTGTAAAATCCACATGCCTTACTGTGACAGTAGTTCCAATATATAGAGAGGTCTTTGGATTATCTAGAGCAACTGCAGTGTTGTTAAATAAAGCAGGACACAGTGGGATTCAAAGTAATAGAAGCTCATGACATTGTTTAAGTGCAGTGTTTTTGACTGGTCTTAGTGCTCTATAATATTTAAAGTGTATGATGAAATCCAAATATAATAGTGCATACCTTGATGAACTGGGTGCACAGTAAACAGTATAGAAGAGTAAGGGGCAGGTCCAAGTGCAGGGCTTGATAAACACATTACCAGATGATCAGtgttttgaattattaaaaacaggTTATTTACACCTCTAATGTGCTAGTGAAACATCTGGAGGAGTTGCgtgttttattgtctgtgtgtacTTTACTGTAGCAGTCTGGCAATTAACACATGTTGAAGCAACATCTCTTAGTAATAAAATGCAGAGGCAGGTAttcaatttactgtatgtttaaaatttttaagaACCTCACCAGACAAATTTAGCGTGCTTTTACTGCAAATACAGTTATGGAAAGTGTATAAAGctaacagttttttaaaacactttttattttattttaaaaaatctgctaatctatctatatctatctataaatCTATTAATACAAATCTAGGAAACGATTTGTAAAATCCCACTGTGTACTACCTGTTCAGcatcaaacagcagacagacagtgcTGGTGACTCGCATTTAACAGCTATAGATACCAATATTTTCCACAACTATTGGtgatcaacaaaaacaaacttaatttaTCAAGTGGacacaaaaactatttcaaataaaGTCAAATGTTCTGTGTGTCAGCTGTTTTGACACTAAGGAAGAAAAAATGCAATCTCACAGAACTCAAGCGAGTTGAATATTATGATGAGTCATATTTATATAGtgcagaaattaaataaaaactcaagGCAACATCTACAACTGAAGTTTGCAGGTAAAAATGGATTGGCAAAAGttctgattttaaattatttgctaCATAATTAAGTAACACCTGCTCCTGATATTCATCTTctctggatttttatttttgttttctcccccTTGTTATCTCTCAAGGAATCTGTGCAATGTGTGGAAAGAAAGTTTTGGACACCAAGAACTACAAACAAACATCTGTGTGACAGCGCACTGATCACAGAATCGATCTTTGAGTGATGTGATCAGATGTGAGGATAAGTGCATGTTACTCATCTATTAATAATAGTAGGGTTCCACAGTTTCCTGTAATAGATATCTGTAACtctttattgacattttctccACCTCAGTAAAAGAGAGATATTTGGCCAGCGCTTTTCTCatattatgaaatataaaaaaataccacTGAAACTTTTACAGTGGCCATGTACAGGGTAGCACTGTCGCCAAATGCAAATCCAGTTATCACCAGCTTCCTATGTTGAGGCttctaataatgttttttttgtatattttgaatACAATTCTCAGGCTTGAATTGTTAGTGTTTTAAGAAGTAATTTCTGCATGAAATATATCAAGTGTTGTATGTGTGAGTAAATTAAAAGATCCAACATACGGACCTTTGACAGGGTTATTTTGTACCTCTGCCTGAAGCCATAAAGGACATAATTTTAGCCGCTTACGCACAACATACTCATATCTTTCCTTTATGCCAGTCATAATCGTTTTAGTCCAATATAATCATATTTGGAAATGGGTGTGACCCCCACCCACTGCTGTCAGAGATGGAGCTTATAGTTCACAGTCAATCTGACAACAGGATCCTCCTTTGATATTTAAAGGCCTTACTATCCCTCGGGCCTTCAgccacatgtgcacacacttgTTTTTATGCCCCATTATTGATTTATGCTGTTGCACCacggcacacacaaacagcatctgtCTACAGCTAAAACAGGTTATGTACAGCTGGCGATGTTTCGATGAATCAAATGCAAATCAGTGGCCCAGTATTGCGAAGTAACAAACTGTGATATCAAATAAAACTCTGGTTAAAAAGCAGCTAAAATTATAGCTGGTTATATAAATCAGGATCCTCTACTGTGCTTGTTATATCATTGCCCTTTTGATCATTTCATTCTGTGTTGTGCTTTACTTGGGACATCAGTGTACCTATTATATCTAGGCTCTTATCACAAAGTAAGACTGACAACTTTCATAATGtttacatcatttttatttaacaatctTCAAAATATATGCCACAGTGGtcactaataaaaacatttaatcagtACATCCATAAGCTGTACTCTTTATTGATAATACGTATATGTTTAccttaaaaatgtcatgttaaaAAGTCACAAATGACATTGTTAAATTACTGAAATTGGTggatttaaaatacagtaataaaccAAGGTTCAAGTGTATCACTTTGTTAAAGCACCAATGAAATTCTCATCAAAAAGCATTTTAGTAATACTATATTGCACTCTGTGTCATAATTTATAACAACAATATTGCTATTTCTTACTGTAAAATATCTATCAAAGGCACCAAGATTGTCAGTCTTATATTTCCTGGTGTGTTCACAGTGATTTCAAATGATAGATTTCAGCAGCAGAAATCTTTTAGGCAGTATATTGAGGTGACCTCCAGAGATGGCTGTGATCCTGCATCTAGACGCAGCCTCGTATTTCCTACTATCGATatgtcatttttgttaaagaaaagtCAGATGCGGTTCCGCCGTCACTCCATGTGCTACTGTGTGCAGAGGCTCGGGAATGAATGGTGCAACGTGCCTGTTAGGCGTGGTGTGCAAGAGTTAGAAACTCCTCCCGGGTTTTGGGGTCGTCTAGGTAAACTCCCAACATGGTGCTTGTCACTGTGCGGCTGTTCATCTTCTGGACGCCACGCATCACCATACACATGTGCCTGCGAAAGCACACACAATTATCAGATTTACAGCTGCAGCATACACTGTAGCCTTAACATGGTTTGTGAAACCTCTGACCCAGAGATAATGTGTTTAAAGGGGATTTCAAGTCTGTTT is part of the Channa argus isolate prfri chromosome 20, Channa argus male v1.0, whole genome shotgun sequence genome and encodes:
- the pigf gene encoding phosphatidylinositol-glycan biosynthesis class F protein, with amino-acid sequence MWDQEIRAMASTHAIIAASVFMATVLPAVLVPGFSVYGTHLLWLYLVSGAVTATSVAVFWLLGITPPTKKHTLGYKLSRLFRSCLYFFLSCLFFHTVVVLYGAPLIESALETFSLAVLLSSLTTLRCLCVLGPNVQAWIRVFSRHGAMSVWDTCLQITVACTVVGAWVGAFPIPLDWDRPWQVWPVSCSLGAMFGFLTGLVAAPAWIHYHRKQLTYKCK
- the cript gene encoding cysteine-rich PDZ-binding protein, whose product is MVCEKCEKKLGKVITPDTWKDGARNTTESGGRKLNENKILTSKKARFDPYSKTGFAICRICKSSVHQSGSHYCQGCAYKKGICAMCGKKVLDTKNYKQTSV